AGATGTAAACAGACTCAATCAACATGGTCTGATGAACTATAAAAACGAAATTACAAGAAAACGTTTCACAGTGTTGTGTGGAACCAGACGGCTCAAGATTTAAATGCCTATAAAAACCTACCACACAAAAATACTCTACATGTTCTGATTTCATTACATATAACATTTCTGAACACGTGGAGGTTTACTGGtggtaaataaaatggctacTGCACTGTTGACATCTCAAACAATGGTTTCTACCACAATCAAGTTTCTCTAAAACTCCACAAACCGCTCTGAATTACTTTGCTTACATCTCAACTTTTATTAACTCCGTCAAGGAGAGTTGTGTATGTGCAccgtcacctgtcttgtcttggCAGAGGTTTCGATGTAAGGAATGCCGTAACTTCGAGCCAGATCCTGGGCTTGCCTTGTGTCCACTGTACGGGCTGGGAGGTCACATTTATTACCCACAAGCACCATGGGCACATCGTCAGAGTCTTTTACTCTTTTGATCTGTTCCCTGTGAATCCACAGAGACACGGTTCAAGAAAAGAAGCAGAACCCTTGTTGACTCAAATGAATTACTGTGGGGTATTTACTGACCTGTACTGATGGATATCTTCAAAAGACTTGGTGTTGTTAATGGCAAAGACACACAGGAAGCCTTCTCCTGTCCTCATATACTGGTCCCTCATAGCACTGTACTCCTCCTGACCAGCAGTGTCcagaatgtccaacaaacacgTCTCCCCATCGATCACAACCTGCTTTCTATAGGAGTCCTGAGGAGGAATAAAGGTCTTTGTATTGGGATTTCTTCTCAGATTTAGCAATACTTCAAATAAATATAGATTACATTACAAACAAACATACTAAAGACGTCAGTACAATTGGTTGACGTAAAATTAAAGCAatttttccaggtccaaaagtTCATTGGCAAGAACTGGAATGAGTATTATGTTAGAGGaccaatttaaaacaacaaagcaaCCCTTCAAATGTGGTAATCCTTACCTCAATAGTTGGGTCGTACTCATCAACGAAGTGGTTCTGTATCAGTTGAATTGTGAGGGCACTTTTGCCTACACCACCAGCACCAACCACCACTAATTTGTATTCCGTCATCCTCACAATGTTGAAAATGCTGGAATGGAGAGAATACGAGGGCCGGGGGTCAAAAAACAAGCCAGGCTCCTGCACGAAAAGTAATTCGGAGAGTCTAGAAGGTCCAACGCCAGAAAGTAGATGTTAGTCAATTCAAATCCTACTTATGTCTCTAAGAAATGATGACAGCACACCAGATGGCTGTAAGTTAAAATGTCCCTGCCCTCTGTTACAACACTCTACTTTCAGGCATCCAACTCTTCCTGAGCAGTGCATAGCAGCCAGTCACCTTGCCTTTTGTTGCCATGACAAATGAGGCAACCTTTTGTGTAGTGACGTACAGCCAGGAGAAAAAAGGAAGCTATTTTGGCAGACAAGCAAAACTCCCCTACTGTCACTGACCGGGTTTTCCCTGTCAAACCCTGCCAGAGCTGCTTTACACTCTGCCAGACCAGTCTGCTTGGCTCTGTGGAAAACAACTTCCACCAATTAGCCTGCCCCTGTTCGGGATTACGCTCAATATTTAAGAATGAATTACACCATTCATGAATAATCTACAGCAGGTCCAAAAGTAAGGGAGGTCTTATGGATGGTCCACTTTGTAGCTCATTAAAATGTCAAACTACATAAAAACTGCCTCTTGGACCTAGATTAGTAATGGATCAGCAAAACTACATTATCAATTTGTTTTGTATTCCAAAAATCTGAAAAACTAAAGCAAGTTTCTGGTACATCTAAGGGTCCctcatttatcatttattcCTGAAAATCACTGATAATATTCAAAACTAGACCCGGCTACATCTTATGCCGGCActgtaggtgaaggaggagctGGGTTCATGCTCTAaactataaacacatttaatattCAAAACCAAGTCGAGTCTTAAGAAGCTTTGAATGACAAAATCTATCTAGTTTTACCACTAACAAGCAAAAATGCTTAGAATCTATACAGATAATAAGCCATTATGCTGGTAATTGTGAACACTCCCCTACTCTGGGGTCATTTAGGTTTGTTCACTTCACAAGACACTTCCATCAAAAATTCGGTCTGAAAACCTATTTTTAGCGCTTCCAGTTATTTCCTAACTGTCCAAAGGCTTTGACTGTCTTTGCATGGAACTAAtcacaaaatattatatataggtgtgtgtgtgtgttcatttctgCTAATAAATCTCAAATCTTCAGCTTCAGGTACATTTAAATAAGACAACTGAAGATtaaggaaataaatgtttaaaagacCCAATATTAGAAACAAGCTGTGGGGGAAGGGAGTACCCATGGTCTAACAGGTTTCCTGCTTCCCCCACAGCTTGTGGCTAAAATTGGACCATCGTCAAAGTTGTATTTTTCCTCAAGTCTTATCACCGCGTACGATCGCTTTCTCTCCCGTTTATatgagacagagaaaagaaaacttTTTAACTGATTTCTCCTGTTGTCTAGAGATTCATATCAAACATCAGGGAGCCGGTGTCATATTTACCCACTTGTTACAACATGGACTTGTGAAGGGCTTATGATTTATTGCTTACGATCATTATTAGTAAATTGTACGTACTGACGTACAAACAGTTAAAAACACTTAAGGCtatgagttaaaaaaaataacaaaacaacaaaggCAAGTAGATTATCTTGGGTTTGCATTCCTTACGTATTGTTTCCTCACTATTCTAAGAAAAGTATTCTGTGCTAAAAGGATGAAGAGCTGGTCCACATCTCTCCAAAAGGAACAGTGGAAAGAAAtacaaattatttatatatttatttagaacGGGGCGTTACCCTCCAGTGACCAAAAGTGAAGCTCGTGAAGCTGATTCAGCTCGTGCACAGGGTGTGAACAGGAGGAAGGTCGAGTTGAAAGTGCGTTTAAGGACAATCCAACTGGAATGACCAactttcaccaaaaaaaaatgaGATGGATCTTTGAGGTGGAGCTGGTTCAGCCCATAGAGCAGCCCCTGGGCTCCAGGCCGCAATGCATGacatcactctctcactctcttattGATCCCTCTGCTGGACAAATGTAAACAACGTGAAGCAGCTCCGTCCACTGCAGCAGACTTTCAGCAAAAAAACCCTGTACACTTCCTGACCTCTGGGGTGTATATTTAGGACTGTTATGAAGGTGCATGATGTAAAATGGGAAATTAAAAAGGATCCCTTGTGAGTTTCATGGTTATGGGGTtgggtggtggttgtggtggcTTTACCTTTTATACAATAAACCTGTTCTCTGTCGAAATGCACGTAGATTGACTTAACCACTAAGGCTGCTTTAGGCTGGGGGTTGAGTTGCATGAACAGAAAACTGCAGCAAACtatcagacaaaacagaaagcAGGCAGGATAAACTACAGGAGCTTTGATTTGGTTTTCTCATCGAAATCATAGGTTCAAAACGTACCAATGACCCAAAATAACGTAATGCCCTATAAGCACAAGACTAAGGAACAGTACACACTGACCATTTCAATCAAAGTGTGGACTACTCACACAAATACGGTGTTGCTTCTTTGGCTTCTCCACCGTCGAGGACAGAAATAATGAAGATATCCTGAGGTCAAACCCGGCCTTCAAACGAGAGAATAACGTGTGCACGTGTTCCCGAACATCTGCACGATCGAAAAACACGGATTTTGTGCTTCTTTGCCCGATTAGAAATGATCTCAGGCGACCAGTTTGCTGTCTGACCGCCACAGCGCCGACCTCGAGTGGGTTTCCGAGTGTACTTTTGGCTTCCCACCCGTTTTGCGACATGCTCCGCCCTGCTGCGCCTGGATTGGCTGTCAGTTCATACACAAACAGCTCGCCAATTGGTGGACGGCCTGTGCGCTCGAAAGTTCAGCCAATCGTAGTGCAGAAGGGCGGGAGCTCTGTGTGACGAAAACAAGCCGAGGAGCTGCTGCAGCCCACACCCAAATCCTTACAACTTCAGCATATGCATTCAGCCCACAACAATACAGCGCATTTCAATATGAAAGGGCGGTTTATTCTACTTTAAACGCCTCGGAAGGCCGTTAAATATCATAAACAACATTAAGTTAAAACTAAAAACGCTATACCGTATCAGGTTAGGTCTTATATTGATGAGGGGAGCTACGCTTGtctgttatttttaattaatattatttaaccAAATCTGTTTTCACCACAGTACAATGCAGATGGTCAACCCTCAGCCAGGGGTCAGTAAAAGGCCAGTTTGAGAGCACAGGCACAAGTCTTCTTTCACTCATGAACCCACAGGTTaaatcacttttaataataactaCATTGTTGACAAATTTGTCTTTCTGTTAAGTCTGGAACCGAGAATTTAAACTTTTATAGGATTCACATTGCAGCAATGTAGGCATTTTATATCTATTCCTGTGTGGAGGTGGGTGTATATTTGAGGGAGTGGATTTGAAGTTAAAATACTGCACAAATGACCATTCATTCGAGATTAATATTCTAAAGCGTTCCAGTAGAGGGCAGCAGACTTCAGGTTATGGCAAGACAGTAACGTTTGTCTTCAGGCCAGTGGGGTCATCTCAGTGTAATTTGACCTACTGTACTACATACTAGACCACACGAGCCACAGGATCTGGATAACCTGTGCTTCTCTGTTCCTATACTAGCTATATACATGATAACCCAGACCTCAATCCACTGTGAATTtaatttctaatttattttgttattcattGTTTTACCTGGAAGGCCTGTtatgcaataaataaatgaacagaatTGAGCTAAACACTAAAGCATATGAATGGAGAGATAGTTCATAGTCGCCACTGTCTCATACACATAGTCATGATGTGCTATACATTTTCAGTAAAGGTCTGGAGTGAAAGCAGCCCAGTCAAACTCTGTGGCTAAGAAGGCATGCTGATGTAGCATGTACATAATGAGGCCTGGCTCATTGTCTTCCTGAAATGACCATGGACACTTCCCAAGACAAAAATAATGCCATTCCctgaaaaccaaaaaaaaaaagccaaccAATTTCTATTCTCTTTAAGTTACTGCTGTTATGTAACGTAAGATGTTTACTATCAATATTTAAATTCCATTCACACTTGGGATTTACACGGCAGTTTTACTTTAATGTTCAAAATGCAAGAAAGGTTAAACAAATGCAACACAAAAATCACTGTGAGATGGAAAGCTGACTGCAAAACAGCACACTTTTAATTCACATTATTTGGTGATGTCACACAATCAagtcatcattcattcattatctgtaacccttatccagttcagggtcgtggtgggtccagagcctacctggaatcattgggcgcaaggcaggaatacaccctggagggggcgccagtccttcacagggcaacacagacacacacacattcactcacacactcacacctacggacacttttgagtcaccaatccacctaccaacatgtgtttttggactgtgggaggaaaccacactcctcacagacagtcacccggaggaaacccacgcagacacagggagaacacaccacactcctcacagacagtcacccggaggaaacccacgcagacacagggagaacacaccaactcctcacagacagtcacccggagaaaacccacgcagacacagggagaacacaccacactcctcacagacagtcacccggaggaaacccacgcagacacagggagaacacaccaactcctcacagacagtcacccggaggaaacccacgcagacacagggagaacacaccacactcctcacagacactcacccggaggaaacccacgcagacacggggagaacacaccacactcctcacagacagtcacccggaggaaacccacacgggcacagggagaacacaccacactcctcacagacagtcacccaaaggaaacccacgcagacacagggagaacacaccaaactcgtcacagacagtcacccggaggaaacccacgcggacacagaaagaacacaccaactcctcacagacagtcacccggaggaaacccacacagacacagggagaacacaccacattcctcacagacagtcacccggaggaaacccacgcggacacagagagaacacaccacactcctcacagtcagtcacccggaggaaacccacgcggatacagaaagaacacaccaactcctcacagacagtcacccggaggaaacccacacggacacagggagaacacaccacactcctcacagacagtcacccggaggaaacccacgcggacacagagagaacacaccacactcctcacagtcagtcacccggaggaaacccacgcagacacagagagaacacaccacagtcctcacagacagtcacccggaggaaacccacgcggacacagagagaacacaccacactcctcacagtcagtcacccggaggaaacccacgcggacacagaaagaacacaccaactcctcacagatagtcacccggaggaaacccacacggacacagggagaacacaccacactcctcacagacagtcacccggaggaaacccacgcggacacagagagaacacaccacactcctcacagtcagtcacccggaggaaacccacgcagacacagagagaacacaccacagtcctcacagacagtcaccaggagcgggaatcgaacccacaccgtgccgcccctcaaATCATcatataaaatgaaatgttatCACAGAAATATCATAAATAGCTTTTAGTGAGAAGAAAGAGATTACAAAAAACGTGGTCTCTAACCAAAAATAGTTTCCAATGCCATAATCATAATAAAATGATGTCTTATTGCTGTCTAAGAAGCACAATCCTTTTAAATCTaggatataaaataaaatagaactaAACTAATTGTgggtaaacaaatgtaaatatctTACAATTAACCCTAACATCTCCCTTAAATTTGTTTACAATGTGAGCACTTGTTACCCACAGACCCAAGCCTATCAGAGTGGACTGAGAGacaaggaaaaaagaaaagaaattccAAGTCAAACGGCCTTTCTCTGACTCAACACTCCTTCCTCTCCATGTCTCCTATTCTTCAGAAAGACTGCCCGGTTGTCACATGGTCCTTTGTGTGTCCACCATGTGAGCCTCTCATTGGCTGCTCCGCTTGAAAAAGCATCCGTAACCAAGGCGACCATGAGGAGCAGCTCCACTTCAGTTGTCTGCAGAGGCCTTGGAGAAGTCACATTGATCCATTTTTACAATCTGTCTGTCTTCTCTGCCCCTGTCTGTGCTCCTTTCCCTTGTGGACGTTAAGGGCTTCAAGAGGTGAGTCCAACTTGAACATTTCTATCTTTTCCCAAGGACATATTTCTGTTCTCGTCCTGCACTCTGTCCCTCATATAGAGCTATCTTCACAAACAGCATGTGACTGGCTCTTTGAAATGCTGACATGCTGTAATTACACTGCTGTGTGCTGGACCTTTAGCTTTAAACACAGTTTATTTTCCTATCAGTTACATATTTAAAGGGTTCTTCACTTATAACATTTATCTGTTCAGAGCTGGTTTAATTCTAAAGGAGAAAGTGAGGCTGGACAAGAGTCAGGTTGTCAATTTATTACATAACACAAGACAAATGAAGTAAAATGtaggatatgggccctttaatatTGCTGCACATGTATGAGtagaatttatttataataattaacaaCAATCGAATGGTAACAAtagaaaatattcattcattatctgtaaccgcttatccaattcagggtcgcggtgggtccagagcctacctggaatcatttggtgcaaggcggggaacacaccctggagggggcgccagtccttcacagggcaacacacacacactcactcacacctacggacacttttgagtcgccaatccacctaccaacgtgtgtttttggactgtgggaggaaatcggagcacccagaggaaaaccacacagacacagagagaacacaccacactcctcacagacagtcacccggaggaaacccacgcagacacagagagaacacaccacactcctcacagacagtcacccggaggaaacccaagcagacacagggaaaacacaccacactcctcacagacagtcacccggaggaaacccacgcagacacagggagaacacaccacactcttcacagacagtaacccggagcgggtatcgaacccacaacctccaggtccctggagctgtgtgactgagacactacctgctacgccaccgtgccgcaataGAAAATAGGATTACACAGAAAAACCCTGGTCTAAAAAGTGCCTATAGAGAAAGACATAAAAAAAGTACCTACCCACAAGCTCTGAGGAAGCAAAAgaataaaacatgtatttataacATATTACAGTGTGATAGGAACATCTGGGCAAATCTGCTACAGCGTGAAGTGTACAGTGTACCAAGGACTTTTGGTACATTTGGTTTATTCATGATCCTCATCTAtagatccacacacacaccactgtaaACGCTGAGGCCTGTGAGATAAGTGCAAGATGTTCCATTGTAGATATGAGGGTCAGAAAGCACTGATAAAAGACCCATTCTGTGTAATGAATATGAAGGGGCACGGAGTCAGTTATCGCAGAAGGTGTTTGTGCTGATACGGAGAACAGGACAGATTAATGACCACGTAGAAATACAACACTTTGTAGAGAGTCTATTTCCATCACGGCTTCCCAAATCTGTAGAGGCCCGTTAAAATAAGTGAATTCAGCCAGTTTATGGTGCGTTCACAGCTGGCAGATGTTTAATTGTGCACACAGTTAGTATGAGCTCTacagaaaaatattaattaaaatgggACACTGTGGAGCAGATGTAAATGAGCCTAAGTTCAGGATGcccaatgagagagagagagagagagagagagagagagagaacacattcTTGTAGCTGTTACCTGTGGAAGGGGTGGAGCACTAGAAGGCTGTGGTATGTGCCAGCATAGCATAGTAGtgagaagagaacagagagagagcgagcgagagcgagagagagcgagagaggctCTTCCTAATTTAGAAGTACGCCATTGCGTACTTCTCAGCCTGAGAACACCTGTTGAATTCTATAGAAACACGCTGATGAGTCAATTATTATAACATTTGGATCATTACAGAAAACGGAGAGGACTTTATTTCTCGTTGTTTGTTTCTCAGCATGGTGACAGGAAAGTTTGACACCGGGACTAGAGCTTTCAGCTgaaaggtaaacacacacacacacacacacacagcttatgGAGTTCTGTATGAGAGTAGCAGGTTTGTCTTGTTCTTCCACAGGGTCAGTCAGGTGTACCTGATTTTCCATCAGTATTCGTGTCTGCTCTAGTCTTTTACCATAGACAAAGCAGTAAAGTAAAAAGAGTAGAAACGGTGTCATGTAGCCTCCCCATTCAGATAAAAGACAATTGTTAGGGGTCCATTACACGCCAGCATTGTTTCTCATAGTTTTCTAAGACAAACGACTGGTTATTAATGTTTGATCACTGTAGAAATGGTGTCGTATAAGTACATTACACTTCACTGTGAGTGTTTCTAAAGTGTCAAAGGTTTGTAAGCTTGTAACACACAATAATAACGCTTAGTAAAACCTGTTAAATATAAGAATACATAGAACACAAGGTTCAAACCCATCAAGACATGAGTAACATGGCTATATATAGTGCATTTCCACGTTAGATCATCTTGATTACTCAGTGACTTACTTTATATAATCACATTCGCTCATATTAGTGTCACTGACTGATATTAGTGCAGAAATATGATGTATCTGTCTATCCCCATAAATATTTCCATATCAACAATTAATGGGGGAAAAAATAGACAGGGCACAGCCAAAAATGACTATACCCTTTCCAGAATTTCATCACAAACAAGCATTATGTATCAGAAATATTTAAGTTTATTCACATCTATTGATTTAATATCCATTTGAAGATTTGACTAAGCACCTGTTCTCCATCTGCTTAGCGTTCGCAGAGAAGGAGGTTCTCTCTGTGTACATCAGCAATTCAAATGATAAGCTGTTGTTTCCTGATCTGAACGGAAACACCTTTGGGTATCGACTGCACTGATGTATAACGAGataacacagtgtttacaaaagAAAGATCAAGCTTCCCATTGGAATTCGGAAAGCCCTTTTGGGAGAGAGTTAATATATTAACTTCAGTAATAACTCACCTCATGGTCAAACCTAATCATTCACCCACAGAAATAACCAAAGGAAACGTCATTGGTTGAAGCGTAGATTCTTGAACCACTCCTTAAAACATTTAGAAAGGC
This window of the Hoplias malabaricus isolate fHopMal1 chromosome Y, fHopMal1.hap1, whole genome shotgun sequence genome carries:
- the LOC136677993 gene encoding GTPase HRas-like, whose translation is MTEYKLVVVGAGGVGKSALTIQLIQNHFVDEYDPTIEDSYRKQVVIDGETCLLDILDTAGQEEYSAMRDQYMRTGEGFLCVFAINNTKSFEDIHQYREQIKRVKDSDDVPMVLVGNKCDLPARTVDTRQAQDLARSYGIPYIETSAKTRQGVEDAFYTLVREIRQHKLRKLNPPDDNGQDCMNCRCVVS